The genomic interval GCGTTTTAAAATACAATACTATATTTTTTTTGCAAATAAAATTTCAAATTTTAAAGAAAAATTAAACAAATTTTTAAATTTTAAATTTTTTAAAATTTATTTAATAATTCCTTTTCGTTTTGAATTTGCATAAGTGAGCTCATTAAACAAAGATTATTTGTGCCGGCAAGTAAAATTTCATTGAAATTATTCGGTGAAATTCCGCCAAGTGCATAAATTTCGCCATCAAAAAATTCACGCACATTTTTTATCAGATTTACTCCTTTCGGAGTGAGCTCAGCTTTACATGAAGTTTTAAATATATGACTCAAACAAAGTGCCGTAGCTCCAAATCCAAGTGCCTCTTTTGCTTCATAGACGTTATGCGCTGAAACCGTAATCTCTTTAAAATTTTTTGCACTGCACATTTTTAAAGTCGGCAAAGGAAGCCAAATATAAGGATAATTTAATTTTAAAGCAACTTCATAAAAATTATGTAAAAAAAGTTTTACGCCGAAATTTTTGCAAATTTTTAAAATTTCAATGAAATTTTTTTCATAATCCGCGCTATTTAAAGCTTTGTCTCTATAAATTATTCCTGAAATTTCAGCTTCACAAAGACGTAAAACTTTGATTTTCAAATTTTCAAAACCGCCGCAAATTTCACTATTTGTAACGGCAAAAATTTTACACATAAATATATTCGCTCATTAAAGGCGAAAGTCCATCATTTCTAATTGCTTCACAAACTTCGGATACAGAACGGTTATCGCTGATTTCAAACTGTTCATCACCCTTTTTGTGCGTATGACCGCCGATTCCGACACTTACGCCTGCTGAAATTTTATTTGCACCGATTTTTATTGCGTTATCGCGAAATTTCGCCAATTCTCGCGTTGAAATTGTAATATTTGCTGAAGGAATAAATAAACGATAAGCCATAATAACTTGTAAAAGCTCCTTTTCATGGACATCGCGCGGATTTATTCTGGCATTATTTATAATCGGGCGAAGACGAGGAACGGAAAACGCAACCTCTGCATAAGGATATTTTTGTTGAATTAAATAAGCATGAATACCTGTAGCAAAAGCGTCTTTTCTAAAATCATCAAGCCCTAGAAGCGCAGCAAATCCGACACCTCTCATTCCGCCCATTACAGCTCTTTCCTGTGCGTTTAATCTATAAGGAAAAATTCTTTTATGCCCTGCAAGATGAAGTTTTGCGTATTTGTCAGGATTATAAGTTTCTTGAAAAACTATTACGAAATCAACGCCGCAACTATGCAAATAAGCATATTCATCCACATTTAAAGGATAAATTTCTATGCAAACGATTTTAAAATACTCTTTTGCTATTTTACACGCATTGCCGATATATTCAAGACTTGTAGTGCTTTGACTTTCTCCTGTTAAAATTAAAATATCTTCCAAGCCGCTTTTTTTAATCTCTTTCATCTCATTTCTGATTTCTTCTTCGCTAAGTTT from Campylobacter hominis ATCC BAA-381 carries:
- a CDS encoding thiamine phosphate synthase; translation: MCKIFAVTNSEICGGFENLKIKVLRLCEAEISGIIYRDKALNSADYEKNFIEILKICKNFGVKLFLHNFYEVALKLNYPYIWLPLPTLKMCSAKNFKEITVSAHNVYEAKEALGFGATALCLSHIFKTSCKAELTPKGVNLIKNVREFFDGEIYALGGISPNNFNEILLAGTNNLCLMSSLMQIQNEKELLNKF
- the thiH gene encoding 2-iminoacetate synthase ThiH, with amino-acid sequence MTDHMKYLPGMQDIGDDIMSKVLNLRENYDENSYTKTDVFNALNKKIRTIEDFGALLSPAAGNFLEEIARVSQAETRAHFGNNISLFTPLYIANYCDNHCIYCGFNVKNKIERAKLSEEEIRNEMKEIKKSGLEDILILTGESQSTTSLEYIGNACKIAKEYFKIVCIEIYPLNVDEYAYLHSCGVDFVIVFQETYNPDKYAKLHLAGHKRIFPYRLNAQERAVMGGMRGVGFAALLGLDDFRKDAFATGIHAYLIQQKYPYAEVAFSVPRLRPIINNARINPRDVHEKELLQVIMAYRLFIPSANITISTRELAKFRDNAIKIGANKISAGVSVGIGGHTHKKGDEQFEISDNRSVSEVCEAIRNDGLSPLMSEYIYV